The proteins below come from a single Cricetulus griseus strain 17A/GY chromosome 6, alternate assembly CriGri-PICRH-1.0, whole genome shotgun sequence genomic window:
- the Mamstr gene encoding MEF2-activating motif and SAP domain-containing transcriptional regulator isoform X2 — MTLAASSQRSQIIRSKFRSVLQLRIHRRNQDCTSDSDPWISASGPALAPALPPVPASFLVSPGILSAEPAYCPWRSPKKESSKNSQHWKEPKVRGNLTYHLYMPPEGRQGPRADLQAEGSTLGPPGPPLWEEKNSQSPHPRMKPSSPGDSSPSPPSHKLELQTLKLEELTVSELRQQLRLRGLPVSGTKATLLERMRGGVPPRERQKPRREDKEAAAPWPRLRPKALGPTRRPGTVKARTTTRRLRFSGTTDPLRAPALASAPAPAPAPVPAPTPFPASSPATLTLEEELQEAIHRAQLLPNRNIDDILEDHVEPDDLLPPISLDFPGSFDVLSPSPDSEGFSSVFSSSLPSPTSSLSPSPRALTDSLDWLETLSGGPPLGSGPPGPSIFSADVSDSTSTGLWELLPDAW; from the exons ATGACCCTGGCAGCCTCCTCCCAGCGCTCCCAAATCATCCGTTCCAAGTTCCGCTCTG TCCTGCAGCTTCGGATCCACAGACGGAATCAAGACTGCA CCTCTGATTCAGATCCGTGGATCTCAGCCTCAGGCCCAGCTCTGGCTCCAGCTTTGCCCCCTGTTCCTGCTTCTTTCCTTGTCAGCCCTGGCATCCTGTCCGCTGAGCCAGCATATTGTCCTTGGCGGTCTCCAAAGAAG GAATCTTCCAAgaattcccagcactggaaggagCCTAAGGTCAGGGGGAACTTGACATATCACCTGTACATGCCTCCAGAAGGGAGACAAGGGCCTAGGGCAGATCTCCAAGCAGAAGGATCAACCTTGGGTCCCCCGGGGCCACCTCTGTGGGAAGAGAAAAATTCACAGAGTCCACACCCTCG GATGAAGCCCTCCTCACCAGGAGACTCCAGTCCCTCACCCCCTTCACACAAGCTGGAACTTCAGACCCTTAAATTGGAAGAGCTGACG GTCTCAGAGCTTCGGCAACAACTGCGCCTGCGGGGACTCCCAGTCTCCGGGACCAAGGCGACGCTCCTGGAGCGCATGCGCGGTGGCGTCCCGCCCAGAGAACGGCAGAAGCCCCGGCGCGAAGACAAAGAAGCCGCGGCTCCCTGGCCGCGCCTCAGGCCTAAGGCTCTGGGACCTACCCGGCGGCCGGGCACG GTAAAGGCAAGAACGACGACTCGTAGGCTGAGGTTTTCTGGAACTACGGATCCCCTGCGGGCTCCAGCTCTGGCTTCCGCTCCAGCTCCGGCTCCCGCTCCAGTTCCAGCTCCAACCCCCTTCCCAGCATCTTCTCCAGCCACCCTGACTCTGGAAGAGGAGCTGCAGGAAGCGATCCACAGGGCTCAG CTGCTTCCGAACCGGAACATCGATGACATCCTGGAAGACCATGTGGAGCCAGATG ACCTGCTGCCGCCCATCTCCTTGGACTTCCCTGGCTCATTTGATGTGCTGTCTCCCTCCCCGGACTCGGAAGGCTTCTCTTCCGTCTTCTCTTCTTCACTCCCATCCCCCACAagctccctgtccccttctccaagggCCCTCACGGATTCCTTGGACTGGCTGGAGACCTTGAGTGGGGGTCCGCCGCTGGGCTCTGGACCTCCAGGCCCCAGCATCTTCTCTGCAGACGTATCTGACTCCACTAGCACTGGGCTTTGGGAACTGCTGCCAGATGCCTGGTGA
- the LOC113836307 gene encoding galactoside alpha-(1,2)-fucosyltransferase 2: MSNAQVPFSFPLAHFLVFVFVTSTIVHVRHRHRIVKIQPPLETHIGEPAITQMPGSGQLQGMFTINSIGRLGNQMGEYATLFALARMNGRPAFIPESMHSALAPIFRISLPVLHHDTDRKIPWQNYHLNDWMEERHRHIPGRYVRLTGYPCSWTFYHHLRPEILQEFTLHDHVREEAQAFLRGLRVNGSQPSTFVGVHVRRGDYVHVMPNVWKGVVADRGYLEQALDMFRARYRSPVFVVTSNGMAWCKENINASRGDVVFAGNGIEGSPAKDFALLTQCNHTIMTIGTFGIWAAYLAGGDTIYLANYTLPDSPFLKIFKPEAAFLPEWVGIPADLSPLLKH; this comes from the coding sequence ATGTCCAACGCCCaggttcctttctcctttcctctggcCCACTTCCTTGTCTTTGTCTTCGTGACTTCCACCATCGTCCACGTCCGGCACAGACACAGAATCGTTAAGATTCAACCCCCGCTGGAGACACATATAGGAGAGCCAGCAATCACACAGATGCCGGGGAGTGGCCAGCTGCAGGGCATGTTCACCATCAATTCCATTGGCCGCCTGGGGAACCAGATGGGCGAGTATGCCACGCTGTTCGCACTGGCCAGGATGAACGGAAGGCCTGCATTCATCCCCGAATCCATGCACAGCGCCCTGGCGCCCATCTTCAGGATCAGCCTCCCGGTGCTGCACCACGACACAGACAGGAAGATCCCATGGCAGAACTATCACCTCAACGACTGGATGGAGGAGCGTCACCGCCACATCCCAGGGCGCTATGTGCGCCTCACAGGGTACCCGTGCTCCTGGACCTTCTACCACCACCTGCGCCCTGAGATCCTGCAGGAGTTCACCCTGCACGACCACGTGCGTGAGGAGGCCCAGGCCTTCCTGCGTGGCCTGCGGGTGAATGGGAGCCAGCCGAGTACTTTTGTGGGTGTCCACGTGCGCCGGGGGGACTATGTGCATGTCATGCCCAACGTGTGGAAGGGCGTGGTGGCTGACCGGGGTTACTTGGAACAGGCCCTGGACATGTTCCGGGCGCGCTATCGGTCTCCAGTCTTTGTAGTCACAAGCAACGGTATGGCCTGGTGCAAGGAGAACATCAATGCTTCCCGGGGGGATGTGGTGTTCGCTGGCAATGGTATTGAGGGTTCACCAGCCAAGGACTTTGCACTCCTCACCCAGTGCAACCACACCATCATGACTATTGGAACCTTCGGGATTTGGGCTGCCTACCTGGCGGGTGGTGACACCATCTACCTAGCCAACTATACCCTTCCGGATTCTCCCTTCCTCAAAATCTTTAAGCCAGAGGCAGCCTTCCTACCTGAGTGGGTGGGCATCCCCGCAGACCTGTCCCCACTGCTTAAGCACTAA
- the Fut2 gene encoding galactoside alpha-(1,2)-fucosyltransferase 2 isoform X2 — protein MFTINVKGRLGNQMGEYATLFALARMNGRPAFIPASMHSALAPIFRISLPVLHHDTDRKIPWQNYHLNDWMEERHRHIPGRYVRLTGYPCSWTFYHHLRPEILQEFTLHDHVREEAQAFLRGLRVNGSQPSTFVGVHVRRGDYVHVMPNVWKGVVADRGYLEQALDMFRARYRSPVFVVTSNGMAWCKENINASRGDVVFAGNGIQGSPARDMSLLLQCNHTIITVGTFGIWAAYLTGGDTVYLANFTQPSSPFNMIFKPQAAYLPNWVGIAADLGQAQQRNL, from the coding sequence ATGTTTACCATAAATGTCAAAGGCCGCCTGGGGAACCAGATGGGCGAGTATGCCACGCTGTTCGCACTGGCCAGGATGAACGGAAGGCCTGCATTCATCCCCGCATCCATGCACAGCGCCCTGGCGCCCATCTTCAGGATCAGCCTCCCGGTGCTGCACCACGACACAGACAGGAAGATCCCATGGCAGAACTATCACCTCAACGACTGGATGGAGGAGCGTCACCGCCACATCCCAGGGCGCTATGTGCGCCTCACAGGGTACCCGTGCTCCTGGACCTTCTACCACCACCTGCGCCCTGAGATCCTGCAGGAGTTCACCCTGCACGACCACGTGCGTGAGGAGGCCCAGGCCTTCCTGCGTGGCCTGCGGGTGAATGGGAGCCAGCCGAGTACTTTTGTGGGTGTCCACGTGCGCCGGGGGGACTATGTGCATGTCATGCCCAACGTGTGGAAGGGCGTGGTGGCTGACCGGGGTTACTTGGAACAGGCCCTGGACATGTTCCGGGCGCGCTATCGGTCTCCAGTCTTTGTAGTCACAAGCAACGGTATGGCCTGGTGCAAGGAGAACATCAATGCTTCCCGGGGGGATGTGGTGTTCGCTGGCAATGGTATTCAAGGATCACCTGCCCGGGACATGTCACTGCTCTTGCAGTGCAACCACACCATCATCACCGTGGGTACCTTCGGGATTTGGGCTGCCTACCTCACAGGTGGGGATACTGTTTACCTGGCTAACTTCACTCAGCCCAGCTCCCCCTTCAACATGATTTTCAAGCCACAAGCAGCCTACCTGCCCAATTGGGTTGGCATTGCTGCTGACCTGGGCCAGGCTCAACAGAGGAACCTCTAG